In the Anguilla anguilla isolate fAngAng1 chromosome 7, fAngAng1.pri, whole genome shotgun sequence genome, one interval contains:
- the hal gene encoding histidine ammonia-lyase, whose amino-acid sequence MPRYTVHVRDEWLTVPCRDPSYTIQWLGLEALKRYTKNKPDNGGIKSVKDVDFVARRCQGQGLLDADDTIEDVLEDNDFVELVIDGDAMSPDFIPSQPGISHLTTTYREPESYIFLDGNSLSSTDLVNLGKGLYKIKLTQEAESKVMQSRELLDTIVKENRVVYGITTGFGKFARTVIPVSKLKELQENLLRSHSAGVGSPLSPERTRMLLALRINVLAKGYSGISLENLHAMIEAFNASCLSFVPEKGTVGASGDLAPLSHLALGLMGEGKMWSPKSGWADAKYVLEAHGLKPISLRPKEGLALINGTQMITSLGAEAVERALAIARQADIIAALTLEVLKGTTKAFDSEIHMLRPHPGQAEVALRFRSLLDSDHHPSEIAESHRFCDRVQDAYTMRCCPQVHGVVVDTINFVKNIINTEINSATDNPMVFSERGETISGGNFHGEYPAKALDYLAIGVHELASISERRIERLCNPSLSELPAFLVNEGGLNSGFMIAHCTAASLVSENKVLCHPSSVDSLSTSAATEDHVSMGGWAARKALRVVEHVEQVLSIELLAACQGIEFLRPLRTTTPLEKVYDLVRTVVKPWIKDRFMSPDIEAVHRLLLDQKVWKVAHPYIERYNVEHIPESRPNSPTAFSLESPTSPRKRVRLE is encoded by the exons ATGCCTCGCTATACTGTCCACGTCAGGGACGAGTGGTTGACAGTGCCCTGCCGAGACCCTTCCTACACCATACAGTGGCTGGGTTTGGAAGCCCTCAAGCGGTACACCAAGAACAAACCAGACAATGGGGGAATCAAATCGGTTAAGGACGTCGACTTCGTTGCGCGGAGATGTCAAGGACAAGGGCTACTGGACGCGGATGACACAATAGAGGACGTTTTGGAGGACAATGATTTTGTCGAACTTG tcattGACGGAGACGCCATGTCACCAGATTTCATCCCGTCCCAACCCGGAATCTCACATCT TACAACGACATACCGAGAACCAGAGAGT TATATATTCTTGGATGGCAACAGTCTCTCATCAACAGACCTGGTCAACCTGGGGAAAGGGCTCTACAAAATTAAG CTGACCCAGGAGGCAGAGAGCAAGGTGATGCAGTCCAGGGAGCTGCTGGACACTATTGTCAAAGAGAACAGAG TTGTGTATGGAATCACTACAGGGTTTGGGAAGTTTGCCAGAACTGTCATCCCAGTCAGCAAGCTCAA GGAGCTGCAGGAGAACCTGCTACGATCACACTCAGCAG GTGTGGGCAGTCCGCTGAGCCCCGAGAGAACCAGGATGCTTCTGGCTCTGAGGATCAACGTCCTGGCCAAAGGGTACAGCGGCATCTCCTTGGAAAACCTCCATGCGATGATCGAGGCTTTCAACG CATCCTGCCTGTCCTTTGTCCCTGAGAAGGGGACAGTTGGTGCCAGCGGAGATCTCGCCCCCCTGTCCCACCTGGCCCTGGGGTTAATGGGAGAGGGGAAGATGTGGTCACCTAAGAGTGGTTGGGCTGATGCCAAATAt GTGCTAGAGGCTCATGGACTGAAGCCTATATCACTGAGACCTAAAGAG GGCCTGGCTCTGATAAACGGGACCCAGATGATCACGTCTCTGGGTGCGGAGGCCGTGGAAAGAGCCCTGGCCATCGCCAGACAGGCTGACATCATCGCTGCGCTCACCCTGGAGGTGCTGAAGGGGACCACCAAGGCCTTCGACAGCG AGATCCACATGCTGCGTCCGCACCCGGGGCAGGCGGAGGTGGCGCTCCGTTTTCGCTCGCTGCTCGACTCGGACCACCACCCGTCTGAAATCGCAG AGAGCCACAGGTTTTGTGACAGAGTCCAAGATGCCTACACCATGCGCTGTTGTCCTCAG GTGCATGGCGTGGTTGTCGACACTATAAATTTTGTGAAGAATATCATCAACACAGAAATCAACAGTGCCACTGACAACCCT ATGGTCTTCTCGGAGAGAGGAGAAACCATTTCTGGTGGAAATTTCCATGGGGAATATCCAGCTAAG GCCCTGGACTACCTGGCCATCGGGGTCCACGAGCTGGCCTCCATTAGCGAGAGGAGGATCGAGCGGCTCTGTAACCCCTCTCTGAGCGAGCTGCCCGCCTTCTTGGTCAATGAAGGGGGCCTGAACTCAGGGTTCATGATTGCACACTGTACAGCTGCGTCACTAG tgtCGGAGAATAAAGTGCTGTGCCACCCTTCTTCTGTGGACTCCTTGTCCACCAGCGCTGCCACTGAGGACCACGTGTCCATGGGTGGCTGGGCAGCCAGGAAGGCCCTGAGAGTGGTGGAGCATGTGGAACAAG ttctCTCTATCGAGCTACTAGCTGCCTGCCAGGGTATCGAGTTCCTCCGCCCCCTGCGTACGACCACGCCATTGGAGAAAGTCTACGACCTTGTGCGCACTGTGGTGAA ACCGTGGATTAAGGACCGTTTCATGTCCCCGGACATTGAGGCTGTCCACCGCTTGCTCCTGGACCAGAAG GTGTGGAAGGTTGCTCACCCCTACATAGAGAGGTACAACGTGGAACACATCCCAGAATCTCGCCCCAACTCCCCAACAGCCTTCTCACTGGAGTCCCCGACATCACCAAGGAAACGCGTTCGCCTTGAGTGA